CTGCTCGGCGCCATCCTCATCGAGATCTCCATCCGACTGGTCGACGGCGCGCGGGCGGCGTTCGCGCGCCATACCGACGACGTCGCGGACAACCCCGGGGCGGTGCTCGAGGAGCTGCTGGCGATGCACGTCGACGTGGCCGTCGACGAGGCCGACCTCGTGCGCGTTCAGGGCAGGGAGATCGACAACCTGGAGGAGGGCGTGCGGGCAAAGGTCCGTTCGCTGCAGCGCGCCTACCTGGGGCAATGGACGGACGCGCTGCTCCGAGCGCGGCCGGATCTCGACCGCCCTACGGCGCGCGTGCGCGTGCAGGCGGCGGCGACCCTGCTCAACGCCGCGCGCTACGTCCTGCATTGGGCGGATCGCGACTGGCTCAAGGAGGAGCTGACCAAGATGGCCCGCGCGGCCATGCTCGTGGAGTAACCCGGGTGGGGGAGAGCCCCCGGAAGTTTGTGAGCCCCGTCACCGCTGGTGGCGGGGTTTTTCT
This is a stretch of genomic DNA from Corynebacterium vitaeruminis DSM 20294. It encodes these proteins:
- a CDS encoding TetR/AcrR family transcriptional regulator, yielding MTTERERAKAQRRQELLKQAAAIMAEKGFHQTRLADVGAAVGISGPALYRHFANKEDLLGAILIEISIRLVDGARAAFARHTDDVADNPGAVLEELLAMHVDVAVDEADLVRVQGREIDNLEEGVRAKVRSLQRAYLGQWTDALLRARPDLDRPTARVRVQAAATLLNAARYVLHWADRDWLKEELTKMARAAMLVE